Genomic DNA from Hyperolius riggenbachi isolate aHypRig1 chromosome 10, aHypRig1.pri, whole genome shotgun sequence:
CAAAACCTGCCCACATGGCTTTGAGACACTGGAGAACCTTACAACAGGGAGTGGGAAATGCAACCTTTATAAATTAGCCTTCTCCCTGTAATGGTTAGTGTCAGCTGgtgacagagttctgattatttggtgatctgcagtatcaccaataatacagaaactatatctgattatgtggtgatctgcagaatcaccaataatgcagaaatAGCAACAGTAAGAGTACAGCAATGTCAGTACTTTAATAAAGGTGATGACACGTGTTTGGGTGCGCAGTATCTCAGGAGCACTCTCAAGTGATAGCCCCTGGCTGTTGGGACTATCATTAGAGATGGAGAGgtcgtacaggcagggtcggtaacTGATCGGTCAGgtagcagtacaaaatcggcaaacAGAAACGTAGTCGGAGGATAGCCAAGGTCGGCAGCAATCAGATATGcggaagtacaaaatcagaaggctagAGCAGAATCGAGGTCAGGCCGGGGTCGGCAACAGGACAGATAagcagagtacagaatcgtgaggcaaaggatagttgagagttcaggcaaggtctatacacataaaaacaatatcaattataattatagctatcaaaccattcttatcttgtgtgaaatccccggtttcctcctggatcaaagcacactggaactatctaaggtctgagagcttaatcgCAAAGTATCATCAACAGCAGACAAAGTAGAACTGACAGCCCAGGACTTAAATGCAGGGATAATCCCCGCAGTTCCGCCCACACCTCACAACCAATCAGGCGGCAGGAGTCAGTTCccagatgtcagctgaccggccggtcagctgacctttcttctcagcgcataaaggtcctgtctctgtgtgcgcgcgcgtgtgcccTTCTGCTGAGATGCGCCCTGGAGAGACTTGACCTGGTGGGAAGCGATGCCGAGGAGGTAGCGGCGGGAACcgctgtgacgtcagacgcgggagTGGCGGTCACGCCGCTCTCCGCTACAGAGGTAACTTTGCTTTTCCTGACACTCCCAGTGTTAAAGGAGCACTAAATGTGTACACATactatatttctcccagagtataaagcactataaattacttttctcttatgttactTACAGCAAcatgtgaaaatctgacagattttggactagtccatctcattatGGGGGATTCTCCTTATCTCctttatatttacaaaaacactccTTGGGAAGTATCTAAACAACGATGCCGTGCAGCATACCTACTTTCTATTTtgggagttggactgagcaacttctgttcaggaagtgctttggaaaataaagaaatccatgagaatgccccatgaggagatggactagtacaaaacctgtcagatctgtcaaatttCTATGGATTGTTGTaaatgacagcgacataggagaaaacaaatttatagtgcattttatgttaaaacaactgcacattgtatacatatgcatacacttgtttgtttgttttttacctttttggaATTTTTCGCATTAGGGGTCATTTTAAGGACAATGGGATTGATTCACTGACCTTCACACGATTGAACAGCGCTAGTTATCCCCTACTTGTGCTGGTGGTAGTGTAGCGTACGTAACTAAGAAATGGTGATGCTTACAATAGCTGCGCAGTAGTAATGTATCGCAAACGCGATACTTCACCAGCTCTCCTGCTATTATGTTAATTATCATAGTAGCGgccacgctagtgaagtatcgtcgtagcaatacttcactagcgtgTGGCTATTGTAAGCATCGGCCATTGCTTAGTTACGCAGGCTACTCTGCCACTAGCTTGTGAAGGTTGCACAGTGATGTCATTAAGTTCTGCTACCTTGTTAGCGCACACAAGATTATATAACTCGCACTGTTGAAGCAcattaaggttagtgaattaacCCCATGGGCACTTACCCCTTCCCAGTGCCGAGGAGGTGGGGTAATTAATGTGAGGGGCTTATGTTGCTATTTGCTCTGCTTCTTATatgaaactcagaatttccttttTGTTCTAAAAGAGCATAAAATCTGCCGCCAcgtaaaaaaattgtagcagaacagcattcaaacagttaaacacagcaaattgttcttcagtggaaggcTCCTTGCTTTAGTGGAAAGCTTCTGACCACATCTGAAGAggggataacattatcttttgtttacatttcttagtcagatacatttagtaaacattagcaaactgtcgAAACTGAgttgagctgagaagtgatcactggatagattttaatatataaatatagcagctatgcaataacttGCAATGTCCGCTTTtaaagcagataaactgtactttgagaatttataaatagacaatattacttgtgtgcAATAgctaatatggtaactgtatgggtaataaaaagttggaaaacacatttttattgaatattatgtcatagttttattccactttaacaaGGCGGTGACTGAAGATGATCATTAGGTGGCCAATACATCCGGGTTGTATGCAAATTAAATGTGACAATTAAATGCACTTCTACTATATTATATACTTATACTAAATTTGATTTTAACTGGCTCATTTCCAATCTGTGTTCAATGTACATGCAGTTCAATAATATTAGTATATTAGTATCTCACTGGCCATCTCTTGAAATAACCCCCCCCCATGGTAAACAGGTAGAAATCGTCCACACTGCGTTAATCAGCATCGTAATCACTGCCTGTTTTGTACAAATATGTATCATCATCCATCCACCATCATCCATCCACCATCATCCATCCACCATCATCCATCCACCATCATCATCCACCATCATCCACCATCATCCATCATCTCTGTGGCACTTTACGACTGCAGTAAAATGGATaatggtttgaatctcagccaggtcaacatttgcaaggagtctgtatgtactccctgtgtctacgtgggtttcctccaggcaccctggttttatccaacatcccaaaaacgtacagataagttaattggttccccctaaattgtccctagactatgatacatacactacatgatacatacatagacataggactatggtagggattagattgtgagcatctctgagggacagttaggtgacaagacaatatactctgtacaacacagcgtaagatgtcagtactatataagtactaaataataatcatatCAACCCGACGACAATCCAGAGGCTCTGCACACTGGTGTTATTCTGTTATGAAGGCTACATACAAATCCATCCCATCAAATGTTTTGGAGTCACAGTGAGTTCCCAAGGTGCACAATAGAATGGTAGACACTGTAGTAACCTATGTATGTATGTTTCTTTTTGAGCAAATGTATGTGTTCCACTCCATAAATGTCCTTCTATCTCCAATGTTTCCCAACAGATGACCAGAATATggggagcccctcagagggatgtcttttctccccaccagatGATGCTGCAGAAGACAATGGCGACACACAATGTTCTCCAGGAGGAAACCCCATTACTGGAAATACACATTACAGACTTTGCCATGAGGAGAGATCACCGGATCCCTCTAATCCTGAGGAATTTTCTAGTAAAATAAGTTCTGTTAGTTCCGGAGCTGACGAGATATTCTCGTATCCTGACTTTGATAAATGTTTTACCGGGAAATCACTTCTTATACACCAGAGTTCATATAAAGAAGGCAGGtcattttcatgttcagagtgtgggaaatgttttctaaGGAAAGTATACCTAATtagacaccagaaaattcacacaggcaggtgTTCAttttcatgctcagagtgtgggaaacgttttcTATGAAAAGGACACCTAGCTAGacatcagagaattcacacagaTGAGTGTCTTTATttttgtgcagagtgtgggaaggaTTTCATTACTAAAAAAGCCCTTGTTACTCACCAGAGATGTCACAAGGGAGAGCGTTCTTTCACATGCTTAGTCTGTGAAAAAATGTTCACTCGCAGCATAGACTTTCAAAACCACGAGAGAAGCCACACAGGAAAATTCCCCTttctatgtgcagagtgtgggaaatgtttcacacaGAAGCCAGATTTAGTTACgcatcagagaattcacacaggtgagcgcccattttcatgttcagagtgtgggaaatgtttcacacaGAAAGGAAACCTTCATTCACATCAGAaaattcacacaggagagcggcCTTTTGCCTGTTTAG
This window encodes:
- the LOC137537094 gene encoding gastrula zinc finger protein XlCGF7.1-like — protein: MFTRSIDFQNHERSHTGKFPFLCAECGKCFTQKPDLVTHQRIHTGERPFSCSECGKCFTQKGNLHSHQKIHTGERPFACLVCKKTYTRKANLLNHKKRHTGNVPFSCGECGKCFTSKPDFLKHQKSHMGKQAVPCS